A segment of the Lolium perenne isolate Kyuss_39 chromosome 3, Kyuss_2.0, whole genome shotgun sequence genome:
TAGCTTCATACCTAATGAAAATTTCTGTGCTACAATCAAAGACACTTCAtcttcccataggattcaagtatgcatgacatctcaatcctatgtcTTTCCTATTcttatgcttttcctatcctattaatcaaaggagccctatgtTTGACAAATTCTACAGACAAAAGTATGACCATCTGCAATACCAAATCAATATCGATAGATTCACCGTAAAATATATTTTAATAGTGTATTTATTCAATGTTGATGCTGATATTTTCTTCTATATATTTGGTCAAACTTAGTAAACTTGgacttcaaataaatttatatACCTTATTTTTTGGAAGAGAGATAGTACTTTTATGTTCATTCAATCTATAAAACTATAAATTTGTTAGTGCTCACCAGTAGCCAAGGTCATGAATCCATTAGACTTGTTTCTGAGTAGTCAGTACCTGTTTATTTCTAGTGGCTACCACCTAGGTTCCCTCTCTGGAACTGCTTGCCACTCCTAGCCATACAATGTGGTTTGCATAATCGTGAAGTATCTTTTCCTTGCTTGTCTGCGTGGTGCTATTCCCATATATGACTATGCCATTGCGTCCCAGACACAGTCAATCAAATCTCGAGAGCAGCAGTCATCAttggagcagcagcagcagcatgtTCATGCCCAGCAGTCACCACAGCAGATTCATATGCATCAGCTCCTGCTACAGAGACAGCAGCAggagcaacaacaacagcagcaTCAGCAGCAACATCCTCAGCAGCAACGGCGCCACCAGAAGCAACAACAGCGCAACGATAGCAATTATTTGCCCGCTAGTCCTCAGAATGGTTCAGTATCTGCTGATCCTCCACCACAACTAAATACTGTAGCGACAAATTCTTCGTCTCCAAAGATATATGAAGAGAGAATGAAGATTCCTGTGCAGAGTGACACCTTGGATGAGGCATCAATAAAGGTATTTCCTCAGTGGCAGTTTGTACTATTGCTTAAACCCCCCTCAAATATGATTGATATAAGTGACATGCATTAATATTTCCATGCCAACTCTTACTGCAGCAAAGGTTTAATGAAAACATTGGGCAGCTGCTGGAATCAAACCCGGCATCTTTGCTGAAGTCTTCCGCATTATCAGCTCATGCTTCAGGGTACAAACTGCAAACCACTTATCAATGCCTGCTAGTAGTGCATTTACTTGTAGTGAAGTTTGTAGTGCAGATAACTAGCAGTTTGGTGGCATCATCTTCTATAGGACACTGACTAGTGTAAAAAGTCCTCATCTTTGTGGAGATCTAAGCCAAATGCCATCTACCAACCACTGAAGTTCCAGTTTTGTCAGTTTTAGTCTTATCTTACCAATTAGAGTCCTCAAATTCTATTTTTTTCACTTCAATTTGTAGCTTTCTATTTCCTTGTAGACTCTAGTTATAGGTTCATAATCATGAAGCTTGTTCCTGCTGTAGTTTTGTTTGCATATTGTTCTTTCAGGATGACTTGTTTGTCACAAATAAGAGGTTATTTTGTAACCTAGTAAGAATTTAAAAACATACAGTACCTTTATCCTTTTATATCTGTTTCTAGTTTAACATTTATCCAAAGTTCATTCTTTTAATATATTCCAACATTTCAAGTCGCTGCATTTCCGATGACCTTCTAGCAAATCTGGGTGTCTTGAATGGAATTAATGGAACTGTTATTTACTTCAAAATAAATCTGTTCCATCCATACTGATTTTGAAAGTCGAAGTTTCAATATCTAAATGCGTAAATGGCCATTACAACTTTTACAGGTGGATTTAAAGTTAGTAGGCAAATCTATTTGATTGAATCCTTGGGCATGTTTTAATATTCATTAAGGCTATTGGTTTGCTGATAAATTGTGCAAAGTCCTGCAAATGTTTTTACTAGGTCCATAAGGACCCACTGCATGAAAAATCGAAGTAAAGCATTTCTGTCTGTTGACGGATGCTATTACGACATTTATGTTTTTTTCTCTTTCAGTTACAAGGACATTTCAGTTATTTGCCTGTATGCTTGATATTATCATTTTGTTGCTGTTTACATGAATGTTGTAGGGAAAAGTCTTTGGCTTCTTTTTACATGTGTTTTAACTTTTAACTGGGTTGCTGTTCTTAATTTTTAGGCAAATATTTCAAGGATCTGCTGGTGGAGTGCCAGGTACTTTGCAACAAGCTCAGGCCAGAAGCCTACAGCTTCAGGGATCAACACAGGTAGATAGTTTACTTGAGATATCGCGTTCATTAATATGCCAATGTATATAACTGGTTAAGTTGAATCATACCAGGAAATCAAGGCAGACACAAATGCCACTCTAAATCTTAGGGCTGCAGGCGCAGACGGATCATTACTTGGAATACCAGGTGTTCACCATTGAACTATAGTATATTTTGGTGTTTCTGCTTTCATGCCTGATGTCATCTTGTTTTCACATTTATGGCCTCATAGTATACGGAACCTGAAAACATATTTTTCGATATTTCTATTCATTATAATTGATAATGTTGCAAATAATTTACTTTTTCTTCGTGAATGCTCATTTTTGCTATTGTAGCTATCTGGCGCATatctttttttcgaaatggggagaaAACCCCCGGCTGAAGTCTGACTGCTTATTAGATGTCCTAATACCTCGAAATGTGTTCCTTCATTTACATACTGAACATTACTGTTTGATACTTTTTTTTGGTCTAGCAGGCACTAATCAAGCAGGGCATAATCTGACCTTGAAAGGGTGGCCTCTTACGGTTAGTTTTTCACTTCATTAGATCTCTGGCATCTAATTTGTAAATCCACGGCAAGTATGGCTTCTAAATATTTTATGTTCTCATGATGTATTTCAATTTGTCATAACTGTTCAGGGGTTAGATCAGCTTCGATCTGGATATCTACAACAAAAATCTTTTGTTCAGACTCCCCAAGCGTTGCACCATCTTCAGTTTCTCACTCCACAGCAGCAACAGCTTCTGCTTCAAGCACAACAAAATATTACATCGTCATCTACAGAGATGGATGGCAGAAGGCTTCGGATGCTTTTGAGCAGTCGAAACATGGTTCCTGGAAGGGATGGCCCGTCAAACGCATTCCCAGAGATTATTCCTAGTGTGGGGCCTTCACTGCAAAACATGTATTCACACGGGCAGCGCATCGAGACAGATATGCTGATGAAGGTAAGTTCTGACTTGCATATTTTGGTATATGCATATGATTTCTCACTGCTCATACTTGCACTGCAGATTTATGCATGTAGTTCACAtcttgtttcttttcttttgtgtttaCTAATTGGTTCCTACCACACTATAACACTGTATTGTGGTCAGTGGTTAGTCATCAGATTTTATTTAAATTTATCATAAGAAAAATATGCCATGTTGACAACTTGGTATTCTGAATTATCAATTTTCTTACAAGATAAGTGTAGATTACCCTGCTGAACTTAGGGCCGAGTTTAAAGTTCACCCCTGTATTGAATATTAATCTTCTGGTTAGCAAGCAGtcatcaaactttatttaaatccATCATAAAATATTATAAGCCTAGGGTCGTTTTGCGTATGATTTGTTGTCCATATGGATGACAACTGAAGCTGAGCTGGCAATTCTCACAAGCTTTCCCAAAAAAATTCCTGCGAAGAGAGTGCTAACCTGGCTGAGCTCTCGCCTACTCTGTAACTCCAGGCTATTTCTGAGGTCACTGGTCGTCACGTGATCAACCCAAAGCCCCTGAGTGGCAGATTCGAAGCCCACAAGTCCCGTCTCAGTGGGCCTCTGCTAGTCTGTAAGCACCATCTTGACAAGCCCAGAACCAGAAGCAAGCCCACCCCAATCAATTTGGACTCGATCAAAAAGTGGCCACGCATTAACTAGCAGCACCATGGGTTCAAACTGACCTCTTTCTCCTCAGTCTAGAGCAGACTTTTCAAGAGTGGGCAATCTCCGGCCAAGAACTATATCCAGCCTGATTCTAAATATTTCCTGAAAGCTTGGGACTGCTTTTTGTAGCGTGCCGCCTGAGGAGGTTGCTGTCAACTAGCTCTGCTCCTTCAAGGTGATAAATGGAGGCATGCTTTAATCTGCAGCTCCTCGGGCCTCTTTGATGCCCATCTAATATTTGTATGTTTTTGCGTTTGACATCTAGACATCTAGTGTCATGATCTGTTATCACAATAGAGATCTAATGGACCGGAGACACTTGGAGCCACTTCTAGTTCAACGATGAACTGCCTTGTCTGAATGCTTTCTCTGGTAGCTTGAAAAGCCACAATGTCCTTATTGTCCATCTTAGAATCACTTTGAACTCAGTGCACCTCCATTAGAAAATGAATGCAAATTCAAATTGTGAACAATAATCATCTTTGACAATCTAAAAGTTTTGCGTTGGTGCAACCACCCTTAGTTCTTCTCAAGTACTCTTTGTAAATCTAAAAGTTTGCATGATCACACGATCATCTGGCTGTTACTTTATGCTTGCTCAGATGGTACCCCACAACTACCATTTGTGGTAACTTCTATATCTTCATATAGACCCTCATCACTTCTGTTCTTTGTAGTAGAAGATAGCAGCtatgcagcagcaacaacaatgCAGCAGTCAGCAACAACAAAGCAGTAGTCAGCAGCAGCTCCTTCAACAATCATTACTGAGTCAGCAACCACAAAGCTCAAATCACTACCTTGACTTTCGTGGCCATCATGAAAAAATGGTTGCTGGAAGTGGTGTTATTATGGATGGACTCTCGTGCAATTCCTTTCGTGGAAATGAACAGGTTTTACTCTGTTTCGTGGAGTAATATTTTATTTTATGTCCTTTTGTTAAATCTTCCACTTTGCATAATTTCGTAAACCACAAACTCTGATATGGTTTTGCAGGTATCCAAGAATCAAAATGGGCGAAAACGCAAACAGCCTGCCTCATCATCTGGTCCAGCTAACAGCTCTGGTACTATGAATACTGCTGGCCCCTGTCCCAGCTCGGCACCCTCAACCCCTTCCACAGATACTCCAGGAGACACCATATCAATGCCATCGATGCATCATAATGCAAGCATATCAAAGTCTATGGTTGCTTTTGGTGCCGATGCTCCAGGCACAGGGGAATCGCCAACGGATCAAATTGTAAGTTGTAGTTTGATAAGTATTTGGACGAATCGTTAGTATTAGCCTGTTACGTTGATGTGTGAGAGTTAGCTTGCAATATCTCCGTTCTATGGGTTCATTCTTTTATGCCTTGACTCTGAAGGTTGGCATGGATCGTCTTGGGGAGGATGACTGCTTGGGAGATAATGTGGACTCGTTCTTGTCGCATGATGATGCCGCAGGTCCAAGTGATGCCCGCAGTCGTTGTATGGCTTCTGCTAAAGGTGTGATACTTTGGTTGATCTGATTAGTACCATAAGGCTTATCACAATTTGTTGTCACTCATTGGCTGGGTCAGCGGTGTAGTATAAACTGGTCCCAACCGGGTTACTCAACTAGGTTGAAGTTATGTAAACCAAGTGTATAAAATTACAAACCTTGGGCCCTTTTTTTAATGGGAACCTCGGGCTCCTTACGGACAGGAATTACCTAACACGCTTCAAAGAAAAATATGCTGGCTCAATACGTTGCACTATTTAGTGGAAGGCCATATCCTAAATTTGTTTTATAGTCAATTTTGTGTGTGTATTGTACGCAGGATTGACCTTCCGAGAGATTTCTTCAGCTCGAGCAAGCACAAACAAGGTTGTTTGCTGTCACTTCTCATCAGATGGAAAGCTACTTGCTACTGGGGGTCATGACAAGAAGGTAAACATGCATGCTCATGCAGTCATGCTAATGATGCTACTCAGTCAAATGGATATTGTATATTTGTGGAGTCCTGCATTCAAATATATAACTACTTTGTTGCAATGCAGGTGGTCTTGTGGCATGCTGAAACTTTGAAACAAAAAGCAACATTGGAGGATCATTCTCTTCTGATAACTGATGTACGGTTTAGTCCAAGCGGTCCACTTCTTGCTACATCATCATTTGACAAAACTGTCAGGGTCTGGGACTTAGACAATGTAAGCCTGTGTGATTGGTCAACAGTCCAATTCTTCTTACCATCTGTTCCCTGTGATACGTCTGCCAGTCAAGTTGACATGCTTTGGATACGTTGCATTCCATGACTCTGTCAAGTAACATCTAATGATACGTCACATTGCTAATTTTTTTATGACTCAGTTAACATGCCTTCTCAGTTACCTTTGTGCTAAAACTGCAAACTATAGTTATTTAGGCTGTGGAGTCACAGAGAATGCAGTTCAAGCAATCCCTGCACGAAAGACTCTACCTGTTATGAAAGATCCACCATCCACAGCATCAGTTCTTAGATTCCTTACATGGCATGAATTCTTCATTTTGGAAGTAAATCTTATTTGTTCCTCAGGAGATATGTATGATAGTTTTGATCTCTGAAGATTTGGATGCTTGGGAGATGTCCAATGCAACAAACTATGTCTTATGTTTTTCTAAGATATGTTTTCAATAGCAGCGTTGTTAACATTTGACCCCTATAATTTATTTTTGCAGCAAGATGTTGCAGCTTGCATGTTTACGGGGCACTCAGCATCTGTTATGTCACTGGATTTTCACCCAAACAAGGATGACCTCATGTGTTCTTGTGACGGGAATAGTGAGATACGATTCTGGAGTATCAACAATGGAAGAGCTGTCCGAATTTTCAAGGTTACTCAATTTTGCTAGTTGAACATTCTGTCAATCTCTGCTTTGTTGTGAGTGACAGACAAAATATTTGTATTATAAAATTTAATTTATAGAAGTTGTACATGCTGAGTGGCTATCTGTTGAAGACATACGTCATAGAATACATAATTGTTTAATTGGTGTCAAGGACAGCTATAAAATAGTGAGACGACACCAGCACAAGTGGCAGATGGTCATGCATTTCTTGATTTACTTACATGTTTTCAATAAAGTTGATTTACTTGCACGCATTCCTTGTGCAGGGAGGTTCGAGCCAGTTAAGATTTCAGCCACGTCATGGTGCATATCTTGCAGTAGCTTCAGAGAATGTTGTGTCTATACTGGACGTGGAAACACAAGCTTGTGTGAGGAGATTTGAGGTTTGTGCGGGATGGCTCCAACCACTATATTTCTACCTAACAACTGGGCGCATACAATCTGCTTATGTTTAGTTCGAGGATTTACCTCAGGATATAGTGTCCAACTAAATCTTGACATCTACCAATTTTTTTCAATTGTTCATTGTCAACTTTGCGAGATTCATTTCTGTTAATGAAAAATTGCTCTTAACTAAGTGTTTTCTCTAGTCATCAGGTGGCTGTTGTAACCTGATTTTACTTTGCTAGTTGTCATTTCAAATTTGCGAGTTAATGGGAAGAGATCACTCAAGCATCACTCTTTTTTTTGGGTATTTTTGCAGGGCCACACCGCTCATGTTGATTCAGTGTGTTGGAGCCCCTCTGGTGAATATCTTGCCTCCACCAGTGAAGACACAGTGAAAGTATGGTCTTTGAATTCTGCCAGCGAGAACAGCGTTCAAGAACTCAACAGCAACGGGAACAAGTTTCACGCGTGCACTTTCCACCCTTCGTATCCATCTCTGCTCATCGTTGGTGGCTACCAGGTAAGCGTTTTTAGCATGTAACAGCATCTTACAATCACGACACATCCGAAGCAGCCTTCCTCCTAATGTTCACACTTGTAACATCCTCCGTGCACTTACGAGTGTTTTTGTGTCGAACAAATGCAGTCTCTTGAGCTGTGGGACTTGCTGGAGAACAGAAGCATGACTGTCGCGGCGCATGACGGCCTCGTCTCCGCCCTGGCCTCCTCGAGCTCTGGCCTGGTTGCTTCTGTCAGCCATGACAAGCATGTCAAGCTGTGGAAATGAACCGTTCCCGAGCTCACCCTCACCGCGCCCTGATCCGTAACCATGGATGGGCGCCTTTTTGTTGCACCGTGAGCTGCTCCCCGGCTGGTCCGCTGTGCCGCTGGTGGAGACTCTAGATAGTTAGTATAGTCCCCTACTTATGCAGAACTGGATATATGTTTGGCTGGACCGTTGGAGTACAATCTGTTGGTTGCTAACCCTGGAACCGTTGAGGGTGGATTATTACTAGTGCTGGGACACTAGCCTTTTGTATAGGACATCAGCTAATATTTATAGTGCATCTCAGTCTCAGGTTTGACTGACACCTGCAATCCTGATCTCTGAAATGGTTATGGCCTGAGAGGTGTTAAGTTGCTACTAGTTCGTACTGCATCTCTGCTCTGAAATGACCATTGTTTTTCTTGAAATTTTCGAAACCCCTAACAGATGCTAGGGTTGGTACATTTGTATGTTGGCCAAAAgtttaatactccctctgtttttaAAAAAGCAGctcaactaaaatgtgtctatttATCTTCGTATCTAGATAGTGTTGAGCAGCTTTTTTTTAGTAACGGAGAGTATCAAAGTCAGCCATATGCTTGATGTGAGGAAAGTTAGAAAAAAAGAGTCGGTGCTTCTGTGACTAGGAAAGGGGCAAGGAATTCACAACCTACACACGGAAGGAATATTTGGCCGTCCTTCTCTGAATTCACACGGCATATCAGCATATGTAAAGATTGATAAATCTCAACACGCAGGGCCGTTGAGGAAGGCGATCAGGCTAAATGAATTTTTGTGTGGCGTCGGCGGCCGCGAACGTTCCTCCCTGAACTTTACGGAGCGTTCTGGACAGAGCTCGTGCAGGCGTACCCGGCTATGTTCCAAGCTCTGTGCCCATTTCTGCAGGGATTGATCCGCTTCATATTTGGTTATCTGAGAGGTAAACGCATGATCATCCTGTTCGGTCGCACGTCGCTACATTATTTTGGCTGGGCTTTTCGGCTTTCGCTCAAAATAACGGAAATTGGTTACATACcctgttttatttttcttcatgAAACGGAATATACCTTGATTTTAATTACATTTGTTTCGTCATTTTGACTTTTCGATCGAATTTTGACATGTCGGTTAGAACTCCAGTGCTTCGATAAAGTTcaattttgaaaaaaattaaaataaaaagcgATGGACGTTTTCAAATCCTGAAGATTCTCGTGTAATCCAGAAAGTTCAGTCAAGTTtcctgaaaaagaaaagtaaactCCAAACGCAGGACCCGGATTAATTTAACCCCTACAGCATAAATCCCCCTTCTCTCCAAACCTCTCCGTTCTAATTCCAATCTCCTCTCCTCGCCGTCTCCCCCAAAACCCTAGACGCGctccgcctccgccgtcgccgccgcccgccgcgggCCGCGGCCATGGATCTCCTCCGCGCGAGCCTCCACAAGGTCCGCATCCCGGAGCCCACCAACCGCATCCACAAGGACGAGTGCTGCGTCTCCTTCGACACCCCCGTAAGCCCCCCATCCCTCTCCTGTACCTCCTCGATCGTGCTAGGGTTTGACGCGAACTGATCCCGTGTCTGCGTGCACGCGCAGAGGTCGGATGGCGGGCTGTACGTCGACATGAACTCGTTCCTGGCTTTCGGGAGGGACCACGTCGCCTGGAACTTCGAGAAGACGGAGAACCCCGTGTACCTCCACATCGTGCAGCGCCGGAAGCCAGACCCCGAGGAGGCGGATCGCCCGCTCAAGAAGCCCACCCTGCTCGCCATCGGTATATATATATAACCAACCTCTATCTTACATCGTGTTTAATGTGGTTATTTGTTGCTATGGATGTCATGATAGAGAACATATGATCTCTGGATTCACATTATTTGTTACCGTAGAgctggtccaccatatagcatagGAATTTGTGCGAATAAGATGTGCTTTGTTGCAGACAAGTGCTCTGCTACGTCTGGCTTGTTTTATTTGATTAAGGTTCTCCTGTGATGTGAATTTTGGTTTTGCATAGTAGCCCTGCCCAGTCTAGTGTAAAACAATTATCTCCTGGTATTGTTCCTTTTTTTTTGCTGAATTCCTGCCTCGCAGTACTGttgtgttttatttttattttttgtcgATATTATGTGTAAGCGGCATAGTATAAAATAGACACTAGAAATTTACATGTAACGTAAGGTGTCTGTGTTGGTTGACTGGTGTTTTTATGGCCTTGTTTATGGTTTGCCGTGTGTACTAGTTTTGTATGAGGcctgtctatatatatatatatatatttggatTCTCAGAATCGAACTTATGTGCTGATAATAATTACGTTCCCAAGATCTGGACACAGTGCAATTCTTA
Coding sequences within it:
- the LOC127341714 gene encoding transcriptional corepressor LEUNIG isoform X2; the protein is MAEDPSWNADKISLDVYIHDYLVKRNLQKTAKAFQAEGNLSPDPVAIDAPGGFLFEWWSVFWDIFISRTNDKHSDVANSYIETQSIKSREQQSSLEQQQQHVHAQQSPQQIHMHQLLLQRQQQEQQQQQHQQQHPQQQRRHQKQQQRNDSNYLPASPQNGSVSADPPPQLNTVATNSSSPKIYEERMKIPVQSDTLDEASIKQRFNENIGQLLESNPASLLKSSALSAHASGQIFQGSAGGVPGTLQQAQARSLQLQGSTQEIKADTNATLNLRAAGADGSLLGIPGTNQAGHNLTLKGWPLTGLDQLRSGYLQQKSFVQTPQALHHLQFLTPQQQQLLLQAQQNITSSSTEMDGRRLRMLLSSRNMVPGRDGPSNAFPEIIPSVGPSLQNMYSHGQRIETDMLMKKIAAMQQQQQCSSQQQQSSSQQQLLQQSLLSQQPQSSNHYLDFRGHHEKMVAGSGVIMDGLSCNSFRGNEQVSKNQNGRKRKQPASSSGPANSSGTMNTAGPCPSSAPSTPSTDTPGDTISMPSMHHNASISKSMVAFGADAPGTGESPTDQIVGMDRLGEDDCLGDNVDSFLSHDDAAGPSDARSRCMASAKGLTFREISSARASTNKVVCCHFSSDGKLLATGGHDKKVVLWHAETLKQKATLEDHSLLITDVRFSPSGPLLATSSFDKTVRVWDLDNQDVAACMFTGHSASVMSLDFHPNKDDLMCSCDGNSEIRFWSINNGRAVRIFKGGSSQLRFQPRHGAYLAVASENVVSILDVETQACVRRFEGHTAHVDSVCWSPSGEYLASTSEDTVKVWSLNSASENSVQELNSNGNKFHACTFHPSYPSLLIVGGYQSLELWDLLENRSMTVAAHDGLVSALASSSSGLVASVSHDKHVKLWK
- the LOC127341714 gene encoding transcriptional corepressor LEUNIG isoform X3, translated to MAEDPSWNADKILDVYIHDYLVKRNLQKTAKAFQAEGNLSPDPVAIDAPGGFLFEWWSVFWDIFISRTNDKHSDVANSYIETQSIKSREQQSSLEQQQQHVHAQQSPQQIHMHQLLLQRQQQEQQQQQHQQQHPQQQRRHQKQQQRNDSNYLPASPQNGSVSADPPPQLNTVATNSSSPKIYEERMKIPVQSDTLDEASIKQRFNENIGQLLESNPASLLKSSALSAHASGQIFQGSAGGVPGTLQQAQARSLQLQGSTQEIKADTNATLNLRAAGADGSLLGIPAGTNQAGHNLTLKGWPLTGLDQLRSGYLQQKSFVQTPQALHHLQFLTPQQQQLLLQAQQNITSSSTEMDGRRLRMLLSSRNMVPGRDGPSNAFPEIIPSVGPSLQNMYSHGQRIETDMLMKKIAAMQQQQQCSSQQQQSSSQQQLLQQSLLSQQPQSSNHYLDFRGHHEKMVAGSGVIMDGLSCNSFRGNEQVSKNQNGRKRKQPASSSGPANSSGTMNTAGPCPSSAPSTPSTDTPGDTISMPSMHHNASISKSMVAFGADAPGTGESPTDQIVGMDRLGEDDCLGDNVDSFLSHDDAAGPSDARSRCMASAKGLTFREISSARASTNKVVCCHFSSDGKLLATGGHDKKVVLWHAETLKQKATLEDHSLLITDVRFSPSGPLLATSSFDKTVRVWDLDNQDVAACMFTGHSASVMSLDFHPNKDDLMCSCDGNSEIRFWSINNGRAVRIFKGGSSQLRFQPRHGAYLAVASENVVSILDVETQACVRRFEGHTAHVDSVCWSPSGEYLASTSEDTVKVWSLNSASENSVQELNSNGNKFHACTFHPSYPSLLIVGGYQSLELWDLLENRSMTVAAHDGLVSALASSSSGLVASVSHDKHVKLWK
- the LOC127341714 gene encoding transcriptional corepressor LEUNIG isoform X1, with protein sequence MAEDPSWNADKISLDVYIHDYLVKRNLQKTAKAFQAEGNLSPDPVAIDAPGGFLFEWWSVFWDIFISRTNDKHSDVANSYIETQSIKSREQQSSLEQQQQHVHAQQSPQQIHMHQLLLQRQQQEQQQQQHQQQHPQQQRRHQKQQQRNDSNYLPASPQNGSVSADPPPQLNTVATNSSSPKIYEERMKIPVQSDTLDEASIKQRFNENIGQLLESNPASLLKSSALSAHASGQIFQGSAGGVPGTLQQAQARSLQLQGSTQEIKADTNATLNLRAAGADGSLLGIPAGTNQAGHNLTLKGWPLTGLDQLRSGYLQQKSFVQTPQALHHLQFLTPQQQQLLLQAQQNITSSSTEMDGRRLRMLLSSRNMVPGRDGPSNAFPEIIPSVGPSLQNMYSHGQRIETDMLMKKIAAMQQQQQCSSQQQQSSSQQQLLQQSLLSQQPQSSNHYLDFRGHHEKMVAGSGVIMDGLSCNSFRGNEQVSKNQNGRKRKQPASSSGPANSSGTMNTAGPCPSSAPSTPSTDTPGDTISMPSMHHNASISKSMVAFGADAPGTGESPTDQIVGMDRLGEDDCLGDNVDSFLSHDDAAGPSDARSRCMASAKGLTFREISSARASTNKVVCCHFSSDGKLLATGGHDKKVVLWHAETLKQKATLEDHSLLITDVRFSPSGPLLATSSFDKTVRVWDLDNQDVAACMFTGHSASVMSLDFHPNKDDLMCSCDGNSEIRFWSINNGRAVRIFKGGSSQLRFQPRHGAYLAVASENVVSILDVETQACVRRFEGHTAHVDSVCWSPSGEYLASTSEDTVKVWSLNSASENSVQELNSNGNKFHACTFHPSYPSLLIVGGYQSLELWDLLENRSMTVAAHDGLVSALASSSSGLVASVSHDKHVKLWK